One Ricinus communis isolate WT05 ecotype wild-type chromosome 2, ASM1957865v1, whole genome shotgun sequence DNA segment encodes these proteins:
- the LOC112536073 gene encoding uncharacterized protein LOC112536073: protein MEFRVGEYMFLKVSPMRGVMQFGKKGKLAPRYVGPFEIIDRIGEVAYNLDLPPNFSHVHPVFYISMLRKCISDPSHVLQPQYVEVSKDLTYEEQPIMIVDTQVCQLHSKVISMVKVLWRNHSSKECIWETELEMRSLYLHLFQS from the coding sequence ATGGAGTTCAGGGTTGGGGAATATATGTTCTTGAAGGTGTCTCCTATGCGTGGTGTGATGCAATTTGGCAAGAAGGGCAAATTGGCCCCTCGATATGTGGGACCCTTTGAGATTATTGACAGAATTGGAGAGGTGGCATACAACCTAGACTTACCACCAAATTTCTCGCACGTGCATCCGGTATTCTATATATCAATGTTAAGGAAGTGCATTTCAGACCCTTCGCATGTGTTGCAGCCTCAGTATGTGGAAGTAAGCAAAGATCTAACTTACGAGGAGCAGCCAATCATGATCGTGGATACTCAAGTTTGCCAACTGCACTCTAAAGTTATTTCGATGGTTAAAGTGTTGTGGCGGAATCATTCATCTAAAGAGTGTATTTGGGAGACTGAGCTGGAAATGAGGAGTCTTTACCTTCATCTATTTCAATCCTAA